The genome window TAAGTCTACCAATTGCTAGTCAGCTTCACTGttttataaagaataaatatttttcaattaaatatcACTTAGCAATAACCATAATTGGTCAGCAGATTGTCAGTAAATGAAGTCTGATCATCATCTGAATTTAAGTTCTCTCAGGTTTGGGATATAATCCACAAGTCATAACTCTCTATGGGATACAAAATCCATTTCACCTATGTAAACCACAATTCCCAGTGCTCCTGCTGAAGCATTTTAACTATTTATTTCACATACCCAAGCTTAGACTGAGGTTGGCATGCCTTCTCAAGAGTTACATCTGCACCTCGCAGGAAGGGAAAATTTCTTCTCCCAGGAACAAATTTTCAACCGGTTggatttcttaaattttctccGATTACTTATTTTAGAACACTGCTATTCACATTTCTATAGACTTAACACCACAATAAAATGACAAAGGCAAACAGACACCcctacagctgctgcttcaaGATGTTAATTCAGAGGAAGACAACTCTGCAGCTGTTCATTTTCTGGAAGGCAAGTTTGTGGTCAAAAAGAGCTGTGATGAACCATTCATTTGCTGACAGCTGAAGTCTATCCCCAGGTTAGGCTCTCAGAGGTGCACATTCATAAAGCTAAAGAAAGGGAAGCACTTGACAATTCAAGTATTGGCCTAGTGGGTGAACAGCCAATGTTCACATCCCTGGCCCTAATCCCAAGCAGGGTCTGGAATCCAGGTTTCCCATTTCTAAGCTCAGTTCTCTGGAACAACACACACTGTTCTCTCTTTTTGGTTGAAACAGTATGTAATTGTTGATATGCAGAACAGCAGCCTCAGCAACGCAGACAACTCACTCTGGGGTATTCCTTCACTCAGTTCTCAGGACGCTTTCCTGAAAGCTGGAAGCCCACGTCCCAGCCCGTGCTCTGAAGCAGGCAGCGAGGCATTTGAAACTGGGTTTTCTTACATCCCCAAAGAACATCCTACTTCTAGATAGGAGCACAAAATTAACATCACCATATTCCTCTTGTGTGGCTGCATGAATGGTTTCTAGATTCTCTTGTAAAACTATACTGTCATTTCAAGCGTCTTCAGCTCTTTCGTATGGCTGAAGCGGCATTTTGGCTCAGatcaaggaaaatgttttagaCAACAGGAATTTAAGAAAGACACAGTGCAATTTCCAACTGTGATTTGCAGTCGCTCACTTAAGACTTCCTCAATACCAGAGGACAAGTACTGCGGATGTGTGAAGTTTACAGAGCTTGCAAAAGCAGCCAGGTAACTTCGCAAGAGAAAAATTCTCCAAGGGCTAAATTCTCTAATAACACCCCTTCTCACTCCCAGGGTTCCCGAGCCACAGGCTGTTAAAGGCTGAGAAATTATTCTGGAAGCAATTACATGCTTTATCctgttctttttcccctcctctgcatATTCACTGTTAGCCTCTGCCACAGACAGAGCTAGCTGGGATGTCACATAAAATGCAGAACAACTATTTTTATGCTTCTGTAAAGAATAACCTTCAATGCTCCCAGAAGCTCTGCACACCAAACAGTCTGACCAGCAAAAGTCAAACAGAACTGTCCTACTTCTGTAACTGTAACATCCCTGCTGTAGAGATCATCTTTGCATCGATCTCAGCACATCAGGAAACAAGAACAGAGTGGATGCCATGCCAGTTACGTATCACCCAGTAATCATATCTGGAAACACAAGActtacttgttttcttcttttgccaaAACGTTACTATATCTTTGTGCaactcttttgctttttttcgGGCAAGAGCTGCAGAggcctgaaagaaaacaaaagcagagtaTGAAAACCTATTGGCATCACAACACCAAAACGTGCAGCGCAGTTTTCGCCAGAGAAAGATTTACCAATTTCTATAAAATTCTCcttactgcattttaaactcTCACTTAAGACCTACACGCAACCAGCGGGACTGGGCAggtttccacaaaaaaaaagctgcttttcgCTACAACCAGCTTAGAGCATTTGAGACCGAAGGTGTGTTTTTAAgcacaaagcagaaacagaacaCGCCGTCTCTGAACTGGCTCCTCAACAAACCTCAGCACTGACATAACGGCAGTATTTCCAGCAAGCAGGTCACCCTGCAGAGATCACACGAGCTCACCTCACCCTTGGTGCTGCCGAGCCTGAGCAAGAGTGCAGCAGCATATATAATTTGGGTTGGGGCGACATGAGACAACAAACAGGGAAGAGCGTTTGGTGTTTGAGCTGGATGCTAACAGGACAGCTAAAGTCAGGCAGAGCTCTGGCAGCTACCCCGCTTTAGGTGCAGCTCAGTACACTTCTATCCCTGTCTGTAATACAGTGCTCACAATACAAAGCCTTCCCCCAGGTGAAAAACGTTACCAAACGGGTGCAGTTCTCACCAGAGCTGGACGCATCCCAAGCACTCAGATTTACGCCTGCTCTTGTGCCGACTACTTCGATACTCACATGATCAAAAAAGTGGAGAACGGCCATTTTTTTATTGCGCCTGGTCATGATCCGTCGAACTTTTACGAACTGCCCGAAGTGCTTCTCCAGCACCGTCCTGTCGTTGAGGTAATCGGGGACGTTCTTGCACTGGATGGCCGTCAGCTCGCCGGGCGAcaggccccccagcccctccgagCTCTCGCTGCCCCGAgcccggcgggcgggggtcGCGGGGGCGGCATCTGTGAAGAGAGGGAGGCAGCCACCTCAGAAAGCGGAGCGACGCCCGGCCGGCGGGGTGTCCCGGggctccccccccgccgccccagccTACCTTCCCGGGGGCACTCCCGGGCCTCGGCCGGCGCCGGCTCATCGGCGGGTCCCCGCTCGGCCTCGGCGGCGTCTCCGCGGTCGCGGTGCCCGCGGCCCTGGCTGCGCAGCACCTCCTTCAGCGTGCGGCCGAAGAGcgcgccgccgcgggggcggcTCAGCAGCACGGCCCGCTTCTCCGGCGGCGccaccgccgcccgcccgcccgccgccgcccgccgcggcgaGCGCTCCCGCTCCTCCTTCCGCTTCAGGCCCTTGGACGCCGGCTCCCCCGGCTCCTCGAAGAGCGGCCGCGGGCCCTTCTCCTccgggcggcccggggcggcggcgggacgcGAGAAGGAGAAGGGTCCCCCCGCTGCCGCAGCCGCCGCCTCCGGGCCCGCCTCGGGCGTGAAGCCGAAAGGCGGCGAGAAGGTGAAGGCGGCGGAGACAGCCGGGCCCTTCTCCACCTCGCCCCCCGCCAGCGGCTTGAAGGCGGCGGCGCTCTCGGGCGCCTTGAAGCGGAACTCGGGCGCCGCGAaggccgcgccgccgccgcccggcgccTCGCCCGGCCCCGGGAAGCTGCCCAGGTTGGTGGGTGGCTTGAAGCTGAACCCCGCGTTGCCCGCCGGGGGGCCGCTGCTGGTGCCCGCCGCTGCGAAGGCTGGCGCCTGGCCTAGCCCGTAGGACGGCCCGAAGGCGGCGGGCCCGGGGGCGAATGGGaggccggcggcggcgccgccctGCCCGAAGACAGCGGCCTGTCCGAAGCGCAGCGGTGGCGGGAAGGCGGGCGGCCCGCGGAACGGACCCCCGGCGTTCATggcggctgccgccgccgccgcctctccTCGGTGGGCGGGGGCGGGGTCCCaccggcgggcgggcgggcggggccgcgcaGGCGCGGGCGGGCCGGGAAGGGTGGGCGgggtcccgccgccgccgccgccgccgccgccgccgccatcgccATGAGCGTGGTGCTGCGGAACGCCCAGCGCGCTGTGCCGGTGCGtcgcgccccgctccgccgcgccgTGTGCGCCCTGCGGGCCGCCCTGGGCGCCTCCCGCTTCGACGTGGGGCTGGTTTGCGCCGGCAACGGGCTGATGCGGCGTCTCAACGGCGCGTACCGGCAGCGCCCGGAGCCCACCGAcgtcctctccttccccttccaccGGGTGGCGGCGGGGGAGCTGCCGCGGCCGCGCTGCCGCGACGAGTACAACTTGGGGGACATCTTCCTGGGGGTGGAGTACATCCACCAGCAGTGCCGCGCCACCGGCGAGGATTTCGACGGCGTCCTGGCGGTgagccccgccgcgggcagcgggCCTGCCCGGCCCTCCGCGGGCAGCGCTCCCCCGGGTCCTACGCTGCAGGGAAGGACAGCCGCGGGGTCGTCCCCCAGGGACAGGGTAGCGGCTGCCGCTTTCCCAGCCCGCCCGGGCCGAACGGGAAGGTGACGATCTTGCAGCTTACCCCAAAAGATTAACTCTTGTGTTTTAAAAGCGATTTATCTGCTGAGTCCGGGCGCTGCCTGATCTGTGTCGTTTTGCACGCAGAGTGCCGGCTTTTCCCTGCAACTTCTGGCAAAACGGCAAGTGGCCTGGTAGCGGGTAGCCCTGGTCACCCCTCGTACCCCGGTTCGTGCGGGGCGGGCTGCGCCGGCGAGCTGCTGGCGTCGGGGCTGAGTTGGTTAAGCTGTCGTTTGTTCTTGCCTCTTTGCACAGGTGACGGCAGCCCACGGACTGTGCCATTTGCTTGGCTACCAGCACAACACAAAACCCGACTGGCAACAGGTACGGCGATgccctggagctggggaaggtgcGCGGGGTCCAGCCGGTGTCAGGTCCTGCCCGCGTGGAAAGCGTCCCCCCGTCTCGCACCCCCGTGGCGGGGAGCCTGCGGGTCCGGcccgccgggcgggcggctcTTGCGGAGCCGCGGCTCGCGTTGATGCCGGCCTCGGCAGCCGCCGAGACGCCGCTAGCCCAGCCGCGGAGCGCGGTGCTGGCGGCGCTGACCGCGGCTTCTCTCCTGCGCCCTCCTCCCGCAGATGTACCAGAAGGAGGTGGAGATCCTGGAGGAGCTGAACCGCCTCACCGGCGCCAGCCTCCGGCCCCTGACCGCGGGCCTCTTCTGAGGCAGCCGCGCCGGGGACCCCGCGGCCGCCGCTTCCCGCCCGCGCACCgaggggccgggccgccgccggggccgccccggaCGTGGCGCGGCGCGGGGATGGCGGCGCAAGGCCCCGGCTGCCgcctcctgccgccgccgccgccgctgctgctgctgctgctgggcctgGCCGCGCTCGCccagccgccgcccgccgccctccgcgCCGGCCACGCCGCCTCctcgctgcccgccgccgctgccgcgcCGCGCACCAGGTGAGGAGCGGCCCCCCGACGCCGTGGGCCCCGGCAGGGCCATGCctgggcagcaccagccccccGCCAGCCGCAGCGCGGGCGCGCTCGCCGCAGGCCGGCCCTGCCTGCCAGGGTCAGGCCCTGCCACCCCCGGGACCCTCCTCTCATCACAGCCTCCTGCGTGGTGTCCCCTGGGGACACGGCAGGTCCCCCGCACCGGTGACACGCCATGTCTCTGAGCCATCGGCTGGCGCGCATGTAAAGGTCCTTCACCCGCTGGTGCTGTTTGGGTCCTTTCTGGAAGATGCCACCGTCGTCGCAGCTGTCTGGGGGCTTTCCTGCTCTGAGCGTGGCCTGGGGACCCCTGCCTGTCAGCCCTGCGGCGGGTGACGTGCACCCTTTtcccctgtccctcctgaaTGTGTCCTCCCGCCTTCATGTTCGGCTCACAGGAATTAGCCCGAGTAATGTGCCAGTTGTTTCATCATTCTCACCACGCACCGTGTTACCCTCAGGATGTGCAAGACATCCGAGGGGTTCACTCCTTTGTCCTGTGCATCCCGTCTCGCCACAGGAAAGGCTCGTGGCATGTGCCACCTTGATGATGTCCCGTGAGGAGACCTCCGtggccaccccagcccctgcagcacgGACTGCTCTACCTTCCCCTACTTCGTCCCCTTCTAACTTCTGACTGCCACAAGCTTATGAAAGAGGAACGGTTTCCATCCCAGGAGAGTGGTGTCACATGATTGTGTGGTAAAAAAGAACTTGTAAATTGGTTTAAATTCCCCAAAGTAATTCTATTGCTTTGTTCTCCCCAGATACCTTTTGTATGATGTAAATCCTCCTGAAGGGTTCAACCTTCGCAGAGATGTCTATATCCGTGTTGCTTCCCTTCTAAAGACCTTGCTGAAAAGTGAAAACTGGGTGTTAGTTCTGCCTCCCTGGGGACGTCTTTATCACTGGCAGAGCCCTGACATCCTTCAGGTCCGGATCCCTTGGTCTGAGTTCTTTGATCTCTCAAGCCTCAACAGGAACATCCCTGTCATTGAATATGAGCAGTTCCTTGCAGGTAGAGTATGGAATCATACAATCTACAATTGACAAAGTATTTGAGGTGGTTTCTTCACAGGATTATCCTTATATGTGCTTTCATCCttatatgtgaaataaaaaaaagttaaaggtGGCGAGAGGAGGGACGGGAAAGAATTGTGCTGAGTAACAAACCACTAGGATGAAATATCCCAATTATTTGGCAGCTCATTTGATGTAGCACTGTCGGCCCCTCAACTTCCTAGGGACTCCAGAGAAAGACAGTTAATGCCTCTGGTTAAAGTCACAGATACTTCTGCATAATTTTGGCCATAGTAAATACCCTGTAAGGAGGGAgaggcagcctgcagctctctgTCGAAGTACAGACAAGCCATCTTTTTCTGGAGGTGGTTGGACAGTAAAAGCTGTACAGCAGGTTCTTCGGTGAACTTACTTTTTCATTGTCAACGCTGCACATAACTCAAAATACTTACCCCCTGCTTTTTGTGTGCAAAACGGTATGTAAGAGAAAGGCTTTCTCTAAGAATATGGAAACTGTGAAGTTGGTTCCTTTAGCATTTAATGCCATGTTGAGCTAATCACCAAATGCCAAAATCCACAGCAGTGTCGCAGACTttttcagcaaaggaaataaaggcCACTGAATGTCACACCTCTGCAAAGAGCTCTGAAGGAGTGGTTGTCCCCTGCCTTTTGggaaaaagcatttagaaacCCTGAAATTTAGGGGAAGAAGGGCTTGTACTTGGCACTTCTTGGAGGCACTCTTCCCATAGCAGCTACCTACAGCAGCTGCTAAACCTCTGTGCTTCATGATGTGTTTTACCCAgcttttaaatttccatttccatggCGATTCAGTTCTATTTGGCACATTAAATCACGCGTAgcagggtgggagcagcaggTTGTCACATCCCCTGACCCTTTTAGCTTTTCTGGCTCACATAgaacttcctttccttttttatagggaaaacagggaagagagagagtaGTGTAATATTAGCATTTCTAGCAGATACTGCAAGTGTGCAGTAAGATACTGCAAGTAATGCTACTTCATACCTTTATCGTGTGGGTTTTTGTGCTCacaaatgctttgctttgccttctgCTCAGAGTCAGGTGGGCCCTTTATTGAACAGATTTATGTCCTACAAGGCTACGCAGAAGGATGGAAAGAAGGaacatgggaagaaaaaatagatgAAAGGCCATGCATTGATCAGCTTATGTACTCCAAAGACAAACATGAGTATTACAGGTAACATCTAGCAGTcctttcagtcttctttttaGCTGTATTCAATGAGACATTTGCCTACTCTAACAGAACGTCCTGGTGCGGTTGTTGTAGTGTTGTCTCTGAATCTCTGGATGCTTGGGGTTcgctttgtttttaaaagcccaTCAATAATGAAATGTTACATTGGTACTAGAAGATCTAATTTTAGAAAGTTGTTGTTTCACACAAAAACAGTGTAAAGGAGCTGGCTGGTTTGTTTACATTATGTATCATCTTCCTAGGGTGTACTGTTTATTTGTCTCATTGTATAtggcattaatttaaaatacaagcttGTGAACCGATACTTTGTGTTCCCTTTCAGGGGATGGTTCTGGGGTTACGAGGAAACGCGGGGCCTAAATGTCTCTTGTTTGTCTGTCCAAGGATCTGCCTCTATTGTGGCTCCCATCCTTTTGAAGAACACTTCGGCCCAGTGAGTTGCCTCCTATTACTATTTATTGTTGTATTGCGCACCCACAAACCCGTTGCCAGGTGGGAAGAGCAGGGGGAACTTACAGGCTATGTCCCACTGTTGTGGTACTTCATCACTGAGT of Ciconia boyciana chromosome 10, ASM3463844v1, whole genome shotgun sequence contains these proteins:
- the YBEY gene encoding endoribonuclease YbeY; this encodes MSVVLRNAQRAVPVRRAPLRRAVCALRAALGASRFDVGLVCAGNGLMRRLNGAYRQRPEPTDVLSFPFHRVAAGELPRPRCRDEYNLGDIFLGVEYIHQQCRATGEDFDGVLAVTAAHGLCHLLGYQHNTKPDWQQMYQKEVEILEELNRLTGASLRPLTAGLF
- the POFUT2 gene encoding GDP-fucose protein O-fucosyltransferase 2 gives rise to the protein MAAQGPGCRLLPPPPPLLLLLLGLAALAQPPPAALRAGHAASSLPAAAAAPRTRYLLYDVNPPEGFNLRRDVYIRVASLLKTLLKSENWVLVLPPWGRLYHWQSPDILQVRIPWSEFFDLSSLNRNIPVIEYEQFLAESGGPFIEQIYVLQGYAEGWKEGTWEEKIDERPCIDQLMYSKDKHEYYRGWFWGYEETRGLNVSCLSVQGSASIVAPILLKNTSAQSVMLDRAENLLHDHYGGKDYWNTRRSMVFAKHLRVVGDEFRNKYLQSTDEADRTHYKEDWTQMKVKMGTALGGPYLGVHLRRKDFIWGHREDVPSLQGAVKKIRSLLEMHKLEKVFVATDAVEEEIELLKKLLPEMVRFEPSWEELELYKDGGLAVIDQWICAHARYFIGTSVSTFSFRIHEEREILGFDPKTTYNRFCGDKEKNCEQPTHWKIVY